Proteins encoded together in one Candidatus Eremiobacterota bacterium window:
- a CDS encoding tetratricopeptide repeat protein, protein MSSKEFEMFVKQGDTLATQGKLDEAVDMYQRALQFEPQNSNVRRNIVNIFMKKGEFDIAVQEYLNWARACQERGALDDALTVYQEIIGLEGQAAKKSFLMGQRGGSGEQLKDLVNNIKGEIFYQMGMILQTKGHLDDSIQYLRACYELSPQDAKVHMALGQAYMKKGMDKEAVGEFQEVVRLAPADAAYAYEMLGEIYIRGGRTPQGTIVWFRNAGELYMKNNQLVDTIRAFERILNFEPRNKEVLQRLSEIYAQKGSVEKAVECIKKLAQIYTEEGLLDKVVGLYERLNDIDPDNVEVRKKLIDIYRQILKMDPGNLTARHKLIGLLLNDGNSEEAIPEFLSLASTYLEKGMLVEGLSVCQKMLDIDPNNLKANEILGEIYYRQGQHQVALDQYLHVVKILRERGDEEKANSLNKELVVKFPDQVDLYYQEAIKEKENGNFDSALKILENILRNTPGYKQALFAKADIHVKMDEWHVAYETYQKILELEPTNTDVRKILLEKCLEEGDLEQALDETKKISEMLFGKADYREVENIYRKILAFVPDNIELRERLCEVQAARGHIEKAINGYLVVFNIYLRMEMLEEAIRMCNRILDLSPENMIAHRSLGALYKRVNVREALVQYSKLAQLYLAKSLDIPATLILNEILEIEPENITFRQNLIDILVKQIRFEEATDHYKYLMVNYLKENEVEKAQEVVREIIALQPFNLELRQNLSQIFLEQNHLEEAQKLLEELVQLYLDKGEISKVIELNLKMAELVKAQSNMSLYWDYREKIASLFYRDNQVQNALSQYSEIIKELIRQGDFDREREIFTMVEEVYFKEGLADEGIKSFERMVSELFHEGVMEGALCLQEQIEKMYERKDDWGKALEILGFMAYQYEDLGNISQALRVKERIASIHLNAQSTQEVIEVYFGMIELHLKQRELAQALGLFQQIQEWKPESLDFIFRMAEALFSNGFLEEAKPLYEKIVEAEPGHYEGMTRLAIIHAKHGALELAVNFAKQVVSKGLMSRIVEEYKKAVQVGNDEAMAHINLGLFYEEMGFMEEAIMEYQKASKDHAHILEAHTLLGKAFKKEGFTRLAIKQFQRALDLDFSDEDLQEIRYNLGLTYQEMGTIEDALGMFQECYAIDIRYKDVSEKINELSQILSDSEGKVIPFSAYSED, encoded by the coding sequence ATGTCAAGTAAAGAATTCGAGATGTTTGTCAAGCAGGGCGATACGCTTGCCACCCAGGGCAAGCTGGACGAGGCCGTCGATATGTACCAGAGGGCCCTCCAGTTTGAGCCTCAGAACAGCAACGTGCGCCGGAATATTGTAAACATCTTCATGAAAAAGGGTGAATTTGACATAGCGGTCCAGGAATACCTGAACTGGGCAAGAGCATGTCAGGAACGGGGTGCCCTTGATGATGCCCTCACGGTGTACCAGGAAATCATCGGCCTTGAGGGCCAGGCAGCCAAGAAGAGCTTTTTGATGGGGCAGCGCGGCGGCTCCGGCGAGCAGCTCAAGGATCTGGTCAATAATATCAAGGGCGAGATTTTTTACCAGATGGGCATGATTCTTCAGACTAAAGGGCATCTTGATGATTCAATCCAGTATTTGAGGGCCTGCTATGAATTGTCACCGCAGGACGCAAAGGTCCATATGGCTCTTGGCCAGGCGTACATGAAAAAAGGCATGGACAAGGAGGCAGTGGGGGAGTTCCAGGAGGTAGTCAGGCTTGCTCCCGCCGATGCCGCCTATGCTTACGAGATGCTCGGCGAGATCTACATCAGGGGAGGGAGAACCCCCCAGGGAACCATTGTATGGTTCAGGAACGCCGGCGAGCTCTATATGAAGAACAACCAGCTCGTTGACACCATAAGAGCCTTTGAAAGGATCCTCAATTTTGAGCCCCGCAACAAGGAAGTCCTCCAGAGACTCAGCGAGATCTATGCCCAGAAGGGCTCGGTGGAAAAGGCCGTTGAGTGCATCAAGAAGCTTGCCCAGATATATACCGAGGAGGGGCTGCTCGACAAGGTGGTAGGTCTCTATGAAAGGCTCAATGATATTGATCCCGACAATGTAGAGGTGCGGAAAAAGCTTATAGATATCTACCGGCAGATCCTGAAGATGGATCCCGGCAACCTCACGGCCCGCCATAAGCTCATAGGCCTCCTCCTCAACGATGGCAATTCAGAAGAGGCCATACCCGAGTTTCTCTCCCTTGCCTCGACTTACCTGGAGAAGGGGATGCTTGTCGAAGGCCTTTCGGTATGCCAGAAGATGCTTGACATTGATCCCAATAACCTCAAGGCGAACGAAATCCTGGGGGAGATCTATTACCGGCAGGGTCAGCACCAGGTAGCCCTTGACCAGTACCTCCACGTGGTGAAAATACTTCGGGAGCGCGGCGATGAGGAAAAAGCCAACTCGTTGAACAAGGAGCTGGTGGTAAAGTTTCCCGATCAGGTCGATCTTTACTACCAGGAGGCCATCAAGGAAAAAGAAAACGGCAATTTTGACAGCGCTCTTAAAATCCTGGAGAACATACTGCGCAACACCCCGGGATACAAGCAGGCCCTCTTTGCAAAAGCCGACATCCATGTCAAAATGGATGAATGGCACGTTGCTTATGAAACCTATCAGAAAATCCTTGAGCTAGAGCCTACTAATACCGATGTGCGCAAGATCCTTCTTGAGAAGTGCCTGGAAGAGGGCGATCTTGAGCAGGCGCTTGATGAGACCAAGAAAATCAGTGAGATGCTTTTCGGCAAGGCCGACTACAGGGAAGTGGAAAATATCTACCGGAAGATACTCGCTTTTGTGCCTGACAACATTGAGCTGAGGGAGAGGCTCTGCGAGGTGCAGGCGGCCCGAGGACACATAGAGAAGGCAATTAACGGCTATCTGGTGGTTTTCAACATATATCTGCGCATGGAGATGCTGGAAGAAGCAATCAGGATGTGCAACAGGATTCTTGATCTCTCGCCTGAGAACATGATAGCCCACAGGAGCCTTGGCGCCCTCTACAAGCGTGTGAACGTGAGAGAGGCGCTTGTGCAGTATTCAAAACTGGCACAGCTTTATCTTGCCAAGTCTCTTGACATCCCCGCCACCCTGATTCTCAATGAGATACTGGAGATTGAGCCCGAAAATATCACGTTCCGCCAGAACCTCATAGACATTCTTGTCAAGCAGATCCGCTTTGAGGAAGCAACGGACCATTACAAGTATCTGATGGTGAACTATCTGAAAGAGAACGAGGTGGAAAAGGCTCAGGAGGTGGTGAGGGAAATCATCGCCCTTCAGCCTTTCAACCTTGAGCTTCGCCAGAACCTGAGCCAGATTTTTCTTGAGCAGAATCATCTTGAAGAAGCCCAGAAACTTCTGGAGGAACTGGTACAGCTCTATCTTGACAAGGGTGAGATCTCCAAGGTGATCGAGCTGAATCTGAAGATGGCCGAACTGGTGAAGGCTCAGAGCAACATGAGCCTTTACTGGGACTACCGGGAGAAGATTGCCAGTCTTTTCTACCGTGACAACCAGGTCCAGAATGCCCTCAGCCAATACAGCGAGATAATAAAGGAGCTGATCCGTCAGGGCGATTTCGACCGCGAACGGGAAATCTTCACCATGGTGGAGGAGGTATATTTCAAGGAAGGTCTTGCCGATGAGGGGATAAAGAGCTTTGAGAGGATGGTGAGCGAGCTCTTCCACGAGGGAGTGATGGAGGGAGCGCTCTGCCTTCAGGAGCAGATTGAGAAGATGTATGAGCGGAAGGATGACTGGGGCAAAGCCTTGGAAATCCTCGGCTTTATGGCCTACCAGTACGAGGATCTCGGGAATATCTCCCAGGCGCTGAGGGTAAAAGAGCGGATCGCTTCTATTCATCTCAACGCCCAGAGCACCCAGGAAGTCATTGAGGTCTACTTCGGAATGATTGAGCTCCATCTCAAGCAGAGGGAGCTTGCCCAGGCCCTGGGGCTCTTTCAGCAGATCCAGGAGTGGAAGCCTGAGAGCCTGGATTTCATCTTCAGAATGGCTGAAGCCCTCTTTTCCAACGGCTTCCTTGAGGAAGCCAAGCCCCTTTATGAGAAGATCGTAGAGGCGGAACCCGGTCATTACGAGGGAATGACGAGGCTCGCTATTATTCATGCCAAGCATGGAGCCCTTGAGCTTGCCGTGAATTTTGCCAAGCAGGTGGTCTCAAAAGGTCTCATGTCCAGAATCGTTGAAGAATATAAGAAAGCGGTGCAGGTCGGCAATGATGAGGCTATGGCCCACATAAATCTGGGGCTTTTTTACGAGGAAATGGGCTTTATGGAAGAGGCAATCATGGAATACCAGAAGGCCTCAAAGGATCATGCCCATATACTTGAGGC